GTGTCATTCCTTTCTGGGACTTTAGCCTGGCTGCACCAGATGTGTTGGTGATTGACGATATCTGCCAAGATGGACGGTTTGTAGCCGACACCCTGGTTGCTGGGGATGCAATCGTTCGTTTTTGCGCGGCCATTCCCCTGTGCAATGCTGCTGGCCTCACCATAGGGGTCTTGTCTGTGTTAGATCATATCCCGCGTCAGCTCACGGCAGACCAGCAACGATCGCTGCAAGCTCTGAGTCGTCAGGTTATGGCACAGTTAGAATTAAGCCACAGTCGGCGGATGTTGCCCCCAAACCCAGACCAGAATCGGCCAACAGAAAGCGCTCTCCCACTGGAGCAGGACTTTGCGGCGACCCTGCTGAGGACCTCTGAGCCCCTGTCCCGTAGCTTTGTGGCCACTGTCCTGGAAAGCCCGAATGCACTGGTGGCTGTGCTGTCTCCAGAAGGTCGGATTCTCTATCTGAATCAACTCTGTCAGACTACGATTAACTGTTCCATTGAGGCTGTTAGAAATCGATACTTTTGGGAGGTTCTGATTGCTCCGGAACATCAAGAACTGGCCCAGAACAGAATTGCCCACCTGAAAGCTGGGAGGGGTGGTACTGAGTATGAGAGCTATTGCCTCAACCGTAGTGGCTTGCCCCGACAAATTACCTGGTTTCATGCCCTATTACCCCATACAGGTGAGCCGATCGACTATATTCTCTGTAACGGTTTCGACATTACAGACCGCCGCCGGGCAGAACTGGCCGTACAGGAAAGTGAACGCCAGTATCGGTCCATTGTCGATAGCATTCAAGAGGTCATTTTCCAGATTGGTCATACTGGAACCTGGACCCTGCTCAACCATGCCTGGACCCGGATTACTGGCTTTACTCTGGGAGAAAGTATTGGCACCGAATTTCTGGATTACCTCCATCCAGAAGACCAGGAACAACAGGCTACCCTTTTCCAGTCCCTGATCCAAAAACAGCAGGAATTTTATCGGCAGGAGATTCGTTGTCGGACAAAGACGGGAGATTGGCGGTGGTTACAGATCCACGCCTATAGCCTATCTGATGCCCAGGGAGGCATTGTCAGTATTTCTGGCACGCTCAATGATATTACCGATCTCAAGCGGGCAGAAACGCTGATTGCTAAACCAGGTCGCCTGTCTACTCTGGTTGCAGAGATTGGCAACATCCTGGTGCAGGGCAACAACCTCTCAGAACTCTTAGAAAACTGTTCCATCACCATGGTTCAGTATCTGCAGGCTGCTTCCATTCGGATTTGGACCCTGGATCAGGATTCTGGTCTCCTGGAATTGCAAGCCACTGCCGGACAACATTTTCAGACCGAAGATTTTCCGAATCGGATTCCAGTTGGGATTTCCCTCCTTGGCTTCATTGCCCAAACCAGGCAACCCTACTTCAGTCGTAATGTTGCTCAGGAAGTCTGCCTGGTTTCCCGCTCCTGGCTAGAGCAAGAGAACATTGTCAGTTTTCTCGGCTATCCTCTCATAGTCGAGAATCATCTGGTTGGGATGATGGTGATCTTCAGTTATCACGAACTGGACCAGACCACTCAAGACTTTTTGAGCTGGATTGGCAGCAGTCTGGCGATCGCGATCGATCGGTCCTGGGCCAGACAGGCCCTGCTCAGTCGGCGTGAATCCCTACTCCTGCGGCTGGGGAACCAGATTCGCAAATCTCTGGATCTGGATACCATCTTGCAAACAATAGTCTCCGAGATTCGCAACCTGCTGCATGTCGATCGGTGTTATTTTCTCTGGTGCTGGCCCCAGGCCGAGGGCTTGATGATGGCGGTGACCCATGAGGCTCCTAATTCTGAACTGCCCAGTCTGCTGGGTGAGTTGCCCACAGCCCAGGCAATGTCTCTTTCTGAAAAAATTCTGAACCTGGAAGTGCTGTGGATTGACCGCATCGATCACGAATCGGCCCTCGACCCAGTTCTGACTCAGCACTTCCAGAGTTTAGGCATTGTGTCCCAGTTGCTAATCCCACTGGAGACCCGTTCCGGTCAGTTTGGGGCTCTGATTTGCAGCCATTGTCTTCCCAGAACCTGGCATCATAGCGAAGTTGATCTGCTGCGGGCCGTCACCGATCAACTGGCGATCGCTATGGATCAGGCTGAACTGTACGCTCAGACAAGGGCTGCTGCCCTGGCTGCCCAGACTCAAGCTCAACAACTGAGTGAAACCCTGCACAAGCTACAGGAAACCCAATCTCAACTGGTGCAACACGAGAAAATGTCTAGCCTGGGGCAGATGGTAGCCGGGGTGGCCCATGAGATCAACAACCCGGTTAATTTCATTGGCGGTAATATTGTCTACGCCCGTGACTATATCCAGGAATTGCTGGGTCTCCTGGAACTCTACCAGCAGCACTATCCCGACCCCCATCCTGACATCCAGGAGCAAACTAGAGAAATAGATTTGAATTTCCTGGTGGAAGATCTGCTTAAGGTGTTGTCTTCTATGCAAATTGGGGCCGATCGGATCCGTCAGATTGTCCTGTCTCTCCGCAATTTCTCTCGGTTGGATGAGGCGGAGATGAAACCTGTCGATATCCATGATGGATTGGACAGTACGCTGCTGATTCTGCAAAATCGCCTGAAATCTCGTGAGGACCGTCCTGGGATTGAAGTGCTCAAAGATTATGGGAACCTGCCCCTGGTGGAATGCTATGCAGGTCAGTTAAACCAGGTGTTCATGAATATTCTGGCAAATGCGATCGACGCCCTGGAAGAGTCACTGGTCAGTAGTGATCCTTCATCTCTCCTCTATAAAGGCCAGAGAAGCAGTGACTCCACCCCAGTCACGATCCCAACCATTACCATCCGAACCGAGATGCTGGATCAGCGTGTCCTGATCCGGATTGCAGATAATGGACCAGGTATGCCAGAAACCGTTCGCCAGAAGCTGTTTGATCCCTTTTTTACCACCAAAGAAGTGGGTCGAGGTACGGGTTTGGGTCTGTCCATCAGTTATCAAATTGTGGTTGAGAAGCACAAGGGAAAACTGGAATGCAAGTCCGAACCCGGTCAAGGGTCAGAGTTTTGCATCGAGATTCCGATCCCAAACTTGGTGTAAGTGCCCTTTAAACTGAAGCTGTGGCTTCTTCTAAAGCTGGTGGGATGGTAGCCGAGGGACACAGGTCATTCAGGAGACAGCGATCGCAGGCAGGATGGCGGGCATTGCAAACAGCCCGACCATGGTAGATCAGCCGGATCGACCAGTTTTCCCAATCAGGTCGGGGAATCAGCTCGATCAAATCTCGCTCAATTCGAATCGGGTCCTGGTGTTCGGTCATCCCGAGGCGATGGCTCAGGCGCTTGACATGGGTATCCACGGTTACCCCGGCATTAATCCCATAGGCATGGGCCAGTACCACATTGGCCGTCTTGCGGGCCACTCCTGGCAACTTCAGCAGGCGTTCCATCGAATCAGGCACCTGGCCCTCGAAGTCTGTCACGATCATTTGACAGGCAGCCCGAATATTCTTCGCTTTGTTCCGATAAAAACCGGTGGAGCGGATCAGGGTCTCCAATTCGGAAAGCTCTGCCCCCGCGATCGCAGGGGCATCTGGAAATCGCCCAAACAGTTCCGGCGTCACCAGATTGACCCGCTCATCCGTGCATTGGGCCGAAAGAATCGTTGCCACCAATAATTGCACAGGGGTTTCATAGTTGAGCGTGCAGGTAGCATCCGGATAGCACCGCTTCAGGCGTGCCAGAATTTCCAAAGCCCGATGCTTGCGGGCCGCTAACTTACGACTGATACTCATCGGATCCACAGATTGGCTGTATCCCGAATGATCAAAAAGATACCCAATCCCAGCAGCAACATCAGCCCCGTTTGCATCACGCCATCCTGAATCCGAGTTGGCAGCGGTTGGCCACGCAGCCCCTCAATCAAGAGGAAGGTCAATTGCCCGCCATCCAGAGCGGGTAGGGGCAGAATGTTGATAATGGCCAGGTTAATGCTGATCAGGGCTGCGAAGTGAAACAAAGCCGTGGCATCTTTGTGAGCAATGTCTGCTCCAAGGGCCACGATCGCCACAGGCCCGGCCACCTGACTAGCGGTACGTTGGAAATTACTGACCAATTGCCCAAAACCTTGGAGGGTCAGGGAAACAATTTTCTGAAATTCCTCTGCCCCCAGGGTAAACGCCCCGAAGAAATTATCCGGTCGCTTGTAGAGAGCCTTGCCCAATGGTTGCAACTGAACTCCGATCTGCCCCTTGCCCTTGTCCCCTTGTTCAGGAGTGACTGTGAGGGCAAGCTCACGATCTCCCCTCTGAACCGTGAAAGTGATTTTTTGATTGGGTTTCGACTGAATGGTTTGGGTTAGGAGAGTTGTTGCTTCTTTCGAGGCGGCCAGTTTCTGGCCGTCTACGCTCAGAATCACATCTCCGGGCCGAATGCCCCCGATCGCGGCTGGGGAACTGTCAGAAGTCAAGCGGGGCACCAAAACACCAGGTTGATAATCAAAGCCATTAAACGCGCCGACGGTCCCGAACTGCACCACCAGGAGCAGATAGGCGAAGACCAGATTGGCAATGACACCGGCACTGATCACGATCGCCCGATCCAGGAGAGGCCGGTTCCGCAAAAGATCAGGATCATCTGCAGGAATATTGCTATCCGGATCGTCGTCCGGAAACCCCACGAATCCTCCCAGAGGAAATCCCCGAATGGCGTACTCTGTCTGCGATCCCTGATATTTCCAGAGAATCGGCCCGAAACCGATCGAAAAGCGGTTGACATGAATCCCCTGTAACCGAGCCGCAGCAAAGTGCCCCAACTCATGCACCACAATTAAAAGGGCGAGAACACCGATCGCAGCCAGAACGGACATAACTCAAACACAGTAAACAGAACCTCTCTATTTTATGCTCTGCCACGGTGGAATGTTGTTTCTACCGAGATCCCCCTGGACTCTTTGTCTTTCCTCATCCCGATTTAATTTTTACAATGTATTAAGGAAATAGACATCATTTATGAAAGGTTGGAGCAAAGCCCATGGGACTGTTTGGATTTAGCAAAAAGACTGCCCTGCCGACTGCAGCAGAGGCTCTACCCGGACGATCGGAGGTCATGGTGATCACCAATCGGCATTTCGTCAATGGCCATCCGCTCCAACCGCCCTTCCCGGAAGGGATGGAAACGGCCCTGTTTGGGATGGGCTGCTTCTGGGGGGCGGAGCGGAAGTTCTGGCAACAATCGGGAGTCTACTCCACCGCAGTTGGTTATGCTGCCGGAACCACACCCAATCCATCCTATCGGGAAGTCTGCACGGGCATGACTGGTCACAACGAGGTAGTGCTGGTGATATTCGACCCCACGGTGATCACCTACAGCGAGATCCTGAAGGTGTTCTGGGAAAGCCACAATCCGACTCAGGGCATGCGCCAGGGGAATGACGTTGGTACCCAGTATCGATCGGGGATCTACACCTACTCGACAGAGCAGCAGCAACTGGCCGAAGCCTCACGGGAGATGTACCAGACATCCCTCAGTGCCGCCGGGTATGGCCCCATCACCACGGAAATTCTGGATGCCCCAGCCTTCTATTATGCGGAGGACTACCACCAGCAGTATCTGGCTAAGAATCCGGGCGGTTACTGTGGCCTGGGGGGAACGAACGTGTCCTGTCCCCTGCCCACAGGCGTTTCGGCGTAGATGAGGGGGATAGTTCTGGGCAAATCCATTCACGCCTATATGAACAAAGTCCGCCTATGTGAACTTACCTGAGAGTGGTCGGTTTTGTTCGTATAGCCGCTGCTTGGGTCGTTGAAGCAGCAAGGATTTCACCTTGATTGACTGTCTCCCCTTCCCCGAAATTCCTAGTAGTGCAACAAGCTTAAAAAGTTGGTTTCGTTTTGCAGGGGGCCAGCCCCCTGCACCCCCGTTGGAGGACACCGCGCGTCCTCCAAACCTCCTCCGCAAAAAAGGTTGAAGCTGAACAGCTCGTCGGGGTGTCTACGCACCCGGCGCGGATAGTCTAATGATTTCCGGGCTAGTACCCAAGCCTGTTATAGCGATTTTTCTTGATCGATCGGTTTTGCAAGGTATGACTCCTCAGCATTAACCTCAACCTGGCCAGCGCAAAACGACAACCTCTTCTCTCATTTGCTGTTTGGTCGCTGTAGCCAGGCGAGTCCGAAATAGGTCAATATTGACCACTTCATACCCCAGAGGTTGGGCAATTTCGGCCAGAAGCTGACCTGTGCGAATCATCACTTGCAAGTAGGAAGCCTGATCACCGACAACATACCCCAGCATGGCCCCTGGTTTCAGATAGGGGCGTAAAGAGGCAAAATGTCGCGCCATCCCTCCAAAGTAGAGCTTGACCGCTCGATGATACATGCGTTCAAACCCGCTGGTTTTACCTAACTCGATTCTGCGGTTTTCAATTTCCTGGGCAATGCGTTGAATCTCTGCGTGTCCTGCAACCCACTGATCATCATCATCACCTTTGTATACGCCCCTGGTGTTAGAGCGGAGCAAGCCCTTTTTCAGGTGGCGAAGCTCTTCCTTGGTTTGGGCAAACCCCAGCAACACAGTCTCAAGACGGGTGGTCCGAGTGTAATCCTTTTCATTCGGGTACGGTGGTGACGTGAAAACCCCGTCGAGGGAACAGGGGCTTAACAACTGGCCCACTTCCCGCGAGTCTGCATGGTGGATGGTGGCGATCGCATCTACCCTGGGAGCCTGACTGATATCTTCAGCCATTGCCTCAACCTCTTGTAGCCAGCTTTCCAGCACAGGGGGATCTTTCTCTGGCTTCTGGCGCACCCCAACCTCTGGGGCGAAGTGAAGGTTACTACAGTACTTCACGATCGCAGTGGCAAAAGCAAGCCGCTCATGCCTCCAGTAAGGATTATTTGGGCCAACTTTAATGGTCTCTAGCAGGATCAGGGCTTTGTGGAGGGGGATTGGGTAGATAGAGTTGCCTAACAGTAATTTATACGCAGCTTCCGGAAGTGTTTTCAGGGCTTCTAGCTGATAAAAATCCCTTTGACTCTCAACCTGATTCGCAACGTTTCTGGCATGGTTGATCAGGTTTTCGGGGTCAACATCCCAATCGACCTTGACAGAACTGGCAAAGTGGGCCATTGGATTGGCCTCAATGCCTGTCCCATCAATGTTATTGAGTTTGGCCTCAATCACGGTTGTCCCCGTTCCACAGAAAGGGTCAAGGAGCGTCTGCCCAGACTGAAGATTGAATTTTTGAATGTAGCTACGCACCAGGTGCGGCGGGAAAGACAGGACGAATCGATACCAATTATGAAAGGGTTGATCTTCCTCAGTCACCTTATTGGCAGTACTATTCCTGACCCGATCTGCATCTGCGGGGGTAGATGCCAAAGATTCAATGAACGTCATGGGAAAGTTTTAGGACTGTGGGTTGATGGTATTCAAAAATAGGCAACTTTGTAATGTGTTTGTACCACTTGCTCTGATGGAGGGTCCTGTCATGACCCTATGTAGAGGATGACTACCAGTAGTATATGGCCAAGAATCTCAATAGTACTTGTGGGAAGGCAGGCGAAGCGATCGATCGCTTCGATTAAGGAAGGAGGATTAAATAACACCGCCAAACTTCTGCTAGTTATTAAATCCAGGATCCTTAGTCTTCTCCGTCCATACTCAGCTTCCTCAGCTTAATCCTGTTCAAATGATTGACTATTGAACTTGAGTGTCCGGCAATTCTCCATAACAGTACGTGCTACGTCATCCGGTACTCCCTCAGGAATTTCAGCTTCAATCTCCAGAGTAATTTTGACCGTTGCGCCATTCAAAGCGGCTAGATGTTGAATGACCTCGTTCGCGATCGCCGGAGCATCTCGGTTAATCCGCATCGCATCAATATCCACATTTCCATAAAATCTACGGAGGATAGGTACTTGAGTTCCTCCTGCCCCGTCTTGCTCGCCATCCTTTGTAGCATTGTCACCAGAACCATGCGACAAGTCGCCGCTGGTGCGAACAGATGGTGTACTGCCGCCAGTTGTCCCTCCGACGGGAACGGTTGTAGTACTGCCCGTGGTAATTGTGATTGCCTGAGCTGCTTCAGTATCAAATTGCTGCTGAGCAACATCTGGCTTAACCAGAAGGCTTTGAGGGCTAATGCTGGGACTGATGCCCGTTGCAGCACGCAGACCCAGGTACTTTCCTTTTACGTCATCAAAGCCTTCTGCATAGGCGAAGTTATCGGCCCACACCGTTGARGTRACTCCATCTCGAACGGCTTCCAGAAGAACRGATTGATTCTTCAAKCGAGGGAGATAGAGGTACTGGGTGAGATATTCCCAGAGCCGTTTTAGATYGATGTGATTCGTGTCTCGCCAGAGAAACTTATCCAGTGCTTCGAGTCGCAGGTTGGTAGCTGCATAAGTGGCAAGCAGATCGCCTTCATAGACTGCTTTGCGACTGGCACGAATGATAGGKGAATCCTGCCCTTGCAGTCGGGTTTCCTTCCACTCAATACCGCCCTGAGCATCGGGTTGAGTGGGTATCAGCAGCCACTGATACGTATCACAGAGGATATTATCAACGTCTTTGTTRCTGCCATCCCGTTTGGTTTCAGCCTGACTYCGTTGAAAATTATCGAGGTTAAGCGTTTTCTTCTTATCGTCAGCCAGAACAGATTC
The genomic region above belongs to Leptolyngbya sp. 'hensonii' and contains:
- the msrA gene encoding peptide-methionine (S)-S-oxide reductase MsrA encodes the protein MGLFGFSKKTALPTAAEALPGRSEVMVITNRHFVNGHPLQPPFPEGMETALFGMGCFWGAERKFWQQSGVYSTAVGYAAGTTPNPSYREVCTGMTGHNEVVLVIFDPTVITYSEILKVFWESHNPTQGMRQGNDVGTQYRSGIYTYSTEQQQLAEASREMYQTSLSAAGYGPITTEILDAPAFYYAEDYHQQYLAKNPGGYCGLGGTNVSCPLPTGVSA
- a CDS encoding GAF domain-containing protein, giving the protein MLSSSEAVKLVDPQLIRSDDTVFQAALDDISQLAASLCQTPIAVIHLQEEGHQPVTASFGPIPFYASCVIPFWDFSLAAPDVLVIDDICQDGRFVADTLVAGDAIVRFCAAIPLCNAAGLTIGVLSVLDHIPRQLTADQQRSLQALSRQVMAQLELSHSRRMLPPNPDQNRPTESALPLEQDFAATLLRTSEPLSRSFVATVLESPNALVAVLSPEGRILYLNQLCQTTINCSIEAVRNRYFWEVLIAPEHQELAQNRIAHLKAGRGGTEYESYCLNRSGLPRQITWFHALLPHTGEPIDYILCNGFDITDRRRAELAVQESERQYRSIVDSIQEVIFQIGHTGTWTLLNHAWTRITGFTLGESIGTEFLDYLHPEDQEQQATLFQSLIQKQQEFYRQEIRCRTKTGDWRWLQIHAYSLSDAQGGIVSISGTLNDITDLKRAETLIAKPGRLSTLVAEIGNILVQGNNLSELLENCSITMVQYLQAASIRIWTLDQDSGLLELQATAGQHFQTEDFPNRIPVGISLLGFIAQTRQPYFSRNVAQEVCLVSRSWLEQENIVSFLGYPLIVENHLVGMMVIFSYHELDQTTQDFLSWIGSSLAIAIDRSWARQALLSRRESLLLRLGNQIRKSLDLDTILQTIVSEIRNLLHVDRCYFLWCWPQAEGLMMAVTHEAPNSELPSLLGELPTAQAMSLSEKILNLEVLWIDRIDHESALDPVLTQHFQSLGIVSQLLIPLETRSGQFGALICSHCLPRTWHHSEVDLLRAVTDQLAIAMDQAELYAQTRAAALAAQTQAQQLSETLHKLQETQSQLVQHEKMSSLGQMVAGVAHEINNPVNFIGGNIVYARDYIQELLGLLELYQQHYPDPHPDIQEQTREIDLNFLVEDLLKVLSSMQIGADRIRQIVLSLRNFSRLDEAEMKPVDIHDGLDSTLLILQNRLKSREDRPGIEVLKDYGNLPLVECYAGQLNQVFMNILANAIDALEESLVSSDPSSLLYKGQRSSDSTPVTIPTITIRTEMLDQRVLIRIADNGPGMPETVRQKLFDPFFTTKEVGRGTGLGLSISYQIVVEKHKGKLECKSEPGQGSEFCIEIPIPNLV
- a CDS encoding DNA methyltransferase — its product is MTFIESLASTPADADRVRNSTANKVTEEDQPFHNWYRFVLSFPPHLVRSYIQKFNLQSGQTLLDPFCGTGTTVIEAKLNNIDGTGIEANPMAHFASSVKVDWDVDPENLINHARNVANQVESQRDFYQLEALKTLPEAAYKLLLGNSIYPIPLHKALILLETIKVGPNNPYWRHERLAFATAIVKYCSNLHFAPEVGVRQKPEKDPPVLESWLQEVEAMAEDISQAPRVDAIATIHHADSREVGQLLSPCSLDGVFTSPPYPNEKDYTRTTRLETVLLGFAQTKEELRHLKKGLLRSNTRGVYKGDDDDQWVAGHAEIQRIAQEIENRRIELGKTSGFERMYHRAVKLYFGGMARHFASLRPYLKPGAMLGYVVGDQASYLQVMIRTGQLLAEIAQPLGYEVVNIDLFRTRLATATKQQMREEVVVLRWPG
- the nth gene encoding endonuclease III; translation: MSISRKLAARKHRALEILARLKRCYPDATCTLNYETPVQLLVATILSAQCTDERVNLVTPELFGRFPDAPAIAGAELSELETLIRSTGFYRNKAKNIRAACQMIVTDFEGQVPDSMERLLKLPGVARKTANVVLAHAYGINAGVTVDTHVKRLSHRLGMTEHQDPIRIERDLIELIPRPDWENWSIRLIYHGRAVCNARHPACDRCLLNDLCPSATIPPALEEATASV
- the rseP gene encoding RIP metalloprotease RseP; this translates as MSVLAAIGVLALLIVVHELGHFAAARLQGIHVNRFSIGFGPILWKYQGSQTEYAIRGFPLGGFVGFPDDDPDSNIPADDPDLLRNRPLLDRAIVISAGVIANLVFAYLLLVVQFGTVGAFNGFDYQPGVLVPRLTSDSSPAAIGGIRPGDVILSVDGQKLAASKEATTLLTQTIQSKPNQKITFTVQRGDRELALTVTPEQGDKGKGQIGVQLQPLGKALYKRPDNFFGAFTLGAEEFQKIVSLTLQGFGQLVSNFQRTASQVAGPVAIVALGADIAHKDATALFHFAALISINLAIINILPLPALDGGQLTFLLIEGLRGQPLPTRIQDGVMQTGLMLLLGLGIFLIIRDTANLWIR